The Sphingomonas sanguinis nucleotide sequence CTCGGGCTCGACAGCCTGCAGCTCTCGCCCGCCTCCGCCGCGCCCGCCAATGTCCAAGCGCGGTTCCAGCAGGGTCTGGTCGACCAGCGCCGCCGCAGCGGCCTGTATGTCGAGGCGCCACGTGCCGTCGAGATTACCGATGACGTGCTCTACCGCGCTCGCGTCACCATCCCGGCACGCGTGCCGGTCGGGCGCTTCACCGCCGAGACTTTCCTGATCCGCGACGGCCGCGTGCTGGCCGCCGCCGTGCGCGACATCGACATCCGCAAATCGGGGTTCGAGCGCTTCGTCGCGCGCGCCGCCGACAAGGCCGCCATCCCCTACGGCCTGACGGCGGTGGCGCTGTCGATCCTGCTCGGCTGGACTGCCGGATGGATCGCGCGGCGGGTGTAAGGGTCGGAAAATCTTAAGCCTATCGGCTTAGCGTCCGCCCCTCTCCCCCCACGGAATGACGGCGCTCCTCATGTCTTCGCTACCGGACTTTCAAGCCAACGACACGCCGGTCATCGGCTGGCTGCTCGGCATCACCGGATCGTCGGGGCGGATCGTGCTCGATCGCCAGGCGCTGGCCGCGCTGGCGGATGCCGACGATCCGGTGCTGGCGGCGGCGGGACAGGTCGCGATGCCGGTCAAGATCAGGCACGGCGACCGCTGGATCATCGGCACGATCCGCTCGCTCTCGCTCGATCCCGCCAGCGACGCCGCCGCGCTGACCACCGAGATCGACCTGATGGGCGAGGGGATGCGCCGACCCGAGACGGGCGACCTTCATGGCTTTCGGCGCGGCGTCACCGCCTATCCCATGCCCGGCGCGACGATCCATGCGATCACCGATGCCGAGCTGGCGGGCATCCACCTGAACCGCGCGCAGACCACGGTGACGATCGGCACGGTCCACCCCGCGCGTACCGTCCCCGCGACGCTGGCGGTCGATGCGCTGTTGGGGCGGCATTTCGCGGTCCTGGGGTCGACCGGCACCGGCAAGTCGACCGCGACCGCGATGATCCTTCACCGCATCTGCGATCATGCGCCGCTCGGCCATATCGTGATGATCGATCCGCACGGCGAATATGCCCATGGTTTCCGCGACACCGGCACCATCCATGATGTCGGCAATCTGCGGATGCCCTATTGGCTGATGAACTTCGCCGAGCATTGCGAGATCCTGCTCTCGGCGGGTGGCGAGCAGCGCCAGAACGACATGGACGTGCTCGCCAAATGCCTGCTCGCTGCCCGGATGCGCAACCGCGCCGCCGCCGAACTGCCGCGCGTCACCGTTGACACGCCCATCCCCTATCTGCTGTCCGACCTGACCACGCAGCTTTCCCAGGAGATGAGCAAGCTGGACCGGGTCGGCGACCTCGCCCCCTATCAGCGGATCAAGTCCCGGATCGAGGAGATCAAGGGCGATCCGCGCTTCGCCTTCATGTTCTCCGGCATGTTGGTCGCCGACAGCATGGCCGATTTCCTCGCGCGGATCCTGCGGATGCCGGGCGACGGGCGGCCGATCTCGATCATCGACGTGTCGGGCGTGCCGTCGGACGTGACCAGCGTGGTCGTCGCGGTGCTGGCGCGGATGATATTCGACCATGCCGTCTGGACCCACCCTTCGGAGCGTCGCCCGGTGCTGATGGTCTGCGAAGAGGCGCATCGCTACATCCCCGCGCGCGCCGAACAGGATTCGGCGGTCGGACGCATCCTGTCGCGCATCGCCAAGGAGGGGCGCAAATATGGCGTCTCGCTGGGCCTCGTCACCCAGCGCCCGTCCGACCTGGCCGAGGGTGTGCTGTCGCAATGCGGCACGATCATCGCGATGCGGCTGAACAACGAACGCGATCAGGCGATGGTGCGATCGGCGATGCCCGAGGGCGGGCGTGGGCTGCTCGACACCATATCGGCGCTGCGCAACCGCGAGGCGATATTGTGCGGCGAAGGCGTGAGCTTCCCGATGCGGGCGAGCCTGGACCATCTGGACGAGGACAAGCGGCCCGCATCGAACGACATGACGATCACCGCGCTCTGGGGCAGGCCGTCGGGGGGGAACCGGGTGCTGGCCGAGACGATCGGCCGCTGGCGCGCGGCGGGGAAGTAACACTTCCACCTCCTCCGTACCTCCTCCTCCGTTCAGCCTGAGCGAAGTCGAAGGCCACGGGATCAGCCCTCACGACTTAGCGCGGAACGTACACTTCGACTTCGCTCAGTGTGAACGGTGGGAGGAGCGTGAGGCGCCCTACCGCCCCGGCTTGACCGCCAGCAACGCCTGCACCTCACGCCGGAATGTCCGCAGCTTCGCGCCCGACAGCACCGCCATGCTCGCCAGCTTCAGCGTGCGCGGGTTCACCACGGCGCCGTTCTTCCACACTTCCCAGTGCAGATGCGGACCCGTCGACATGCCGGTCGAGCCGACATAGCCGATCACCTGGCCTTGGCGGACATGCGCGCCCGAGCGAACGGCAAAGCGGCTCATATGGCCGTAACCGCTGGCGATCCCGCCTGCGTGTGCCAGCTTGACGAAATTGCCGTATCCGCCCGACCGCCCGGCGAACTTGACCACGCCGTCCATCATCGCATGGATCGGCGTGCCATAGGGCGCACCGATATCGGTCCCCTTGTGCATCCGCATGAACCCCAGGATCGGATGGACGCGCTTGCCATAGGAGGAGGTCACGCGCCCCGCGACCGGCATCCCCATCGCGCCGCGCTTCTCGCTCTGGCCGTTGACGTCATACCACTGGCCGTCATCGTCATCGGCCAACCGTGCCAGCTGAACTTTGTGCCCGCCATGGTCCAGCCCGGCGAGCAGCAGCTTGCCCAGCCGGGTCTCGCCGGTCGCGGCCCGCTCGCGCTCGATGATGAGGTCGAAACTGTCCGATCGCTTGACGTCGCGGCCGACCGACATGCGCGCGGCCAGCGCCTTGATATAGGCCTCGACCACCTTGGCGGGGGCGCCCGCCGCGCGGACCGAACGGTACAGGCTCGATCCCGCCAGTCCTTGCAGGCGGAGCGGCGTGCGGTCGATCGCGATCGGTGCCTGCATCATCTCGAACCCTTGCGGGGTACGGGTCAGGGTGACGGACAGGTCGAAGCGCGCGCGCAGCTTCATCGTCTCCAGCGGCCGGGCGACCGAGCGGCTCGCTCGCCGCCCTAGCGTCAGCGCGATGCGTGTGCCTGACGGGATCGCCTCACCGTCCGTCACCGGGTCGATCAGCGCGGCGGCGGCGCGCGCCTGATCCCTCGACACGCCTGCGCGTTGCAGCACGCGGTCGAGCCGATCGCCCGCGCCGATGGTTGCCGACAGCTCGACCATCGGTCGTTCGGGCGCTTCGGCCAGATGCGTGACCAGTTCGTTCGCGGCCAGACGCTGTCCGCTGTCCGCGCCGAGCGCCAGCGGGGCGATCGCCTGCGCCCGTTCGTGGCTCCGCACCTCGCCGGTGAGGGGCGCGGGCGCCTGCCCGACGATCGGACGGTGAAAGCCCGGCGCCATCGCAATGGTCGCGGCACAGAGCGCCGAACAAGTCGCCAGCCCCCGCCACCAACTGCGGCTGCCGATCTGCGTCCCCAGATCGGGCACCCAGTCGATCTCGCGCGCGGCGATGCGCCACCGCGCCAGGCGTCCCATGGGCAGCACGGCCACGCGGCCGATCGGGCGCGTGGCGGTTCCGCCGGACAGGATCAGGGCTTCGTCGGTGGCAAGAAACATGAGTGGAAAACGTGTCCGTGAAATCGTCGAGCAGCGTCGCCGATTCCCCCCGGCGCACAGGATTTTTCGGTGTGGGTTGGCGCCCGCAAAGTCAAAGCCGCTGCGCCCCGCCGCCCCGATGCTGCGGCAAGACGTGGCCGGACCGGGCCAAACGCGAATGTTCGTGGGCGATCTTGCTTCATGCCGTTGCAACCGCGCCCGCGAAGCCCGATGTAGGGTCCATGACAAGCCGCGTATCGGGCGCCGTGACGGCCGTTCTCGGGCCGACCAACACCGGCAAGACGCACCTCGCGATCGAGCGGATGTGCGCGCATAGCAGCGGCATCATCGGCTTTCCCCTCCGCCTGCTGGCGCGCGAGGTCTATGACCGGGTCGTCGCGCTGAAGGGACCGAGCCAGGTCGCGCTGGTCACGGGTGAGGAAAAGATCGTTCCCCCCGACGCGCGCTGGTTCCTCTGCACCGCCGAGTCCATGCCCGACCGCGACGTCGCCTTCGTCGCGCTCGACGAGGCGCAGTTGGGCGCGGACCTGGAGCGCGGTCATGTCTTTACCGATCGGTTGTTGCACCGGCGCGGTCGCGACGAGACGATGATCCTCGGCTCGGAGGCGCTCAAGCCCATGATCCGCGCGCTGGTGCCGGATGCGGAGGTCATCGCACGGCCCCGCTTCTCGACGCTCAGCTATGCAGGCGCGAAGAAGATCAGCCGTTTGCCGAAGCGCTCCGCCATCGTCGCCTTCTCGGCGGAAGAAGTCTATGCGGTGGCCGAGATGCTGCGCCGTCTGCGCGGCGGCGCCGCCGTGGTGATGGGGGCGCTGTCGCCCCGCACGCGCAACGCGCAGGTCGAGATGTTCCAGGCGGGCGAGGTCGATTATCTCGTCGCTACCGATGCGATCGGCATGGGCCTGAACATGGACGTGGCGCATGTCGCCTTTGCCGGACTGCACAAGTTCGACGGTCGCCGCCGCCGCCGCCTGACGGTCGCGGAGATGGCGCAGATCGCCGGGCGCGCCGGGCGGCATCACCGCGATGGGACGTTCGGCGCACTGGCCGAGGAAGGCCCGGACTCGTTCCTGCCCGAAGAGGTGCTGGCGATCGAGGAGCATCGCTTCCCCCGGCTTGACCATCTCTATTGGCGCGAGGGCGATCCCGACCTGTCGAGCATCGACGCGCTCATCAAGAGCCTGGAGCGCAAGCCCGAACCCGGTGTGCTGCGCGCCGCGCCGCTCGCCACCGATTTGCAGGTCTTGAAGCGGCTAGCCGACGAACCCTGGGTCCGCGACCGGGTGCGGCGGCCCTCCATGGTCGCACGGTTGTGGGCGGCATGCGGCATTCCCGATTTCCGCAAAGTCGGCATCGACCCCCATGCCCGCTTCGTCTCGCGCGCGTTCGGCCATCTCTCTGAAGGGCTGGGCCATGTCCCGCACCAGTGGTTCGCCGACGAGATTGCGCGGCTCGACAATATGGCGGGCGATGTCGAGACGCTGGCGGGCCGCCTCTCGGCGATCCGCAGTTGGGCCTATATCGCCCAGCGCGCCGACTGGCTGGCCGATCCGAGACACTGGGCCGAGCGGACGCGGGAGATTGAGGAGCGGTTGTCCGACGGGCTTCACGCCAGCCTGACCCAGCGTTTCGTCGACAAGCGTACCACCGCCTTGATCCGCCGCATCGGTGCCGATGCAGGCGCCCTGCCCGTCACCATCGGGCCGGAGGGCGAGGTGCTGGTCGAGGATCACCCGATCGGTCGGCTGGAAGGTTTCCGCTTCACCGTCGAGGCGGGCGCGCGGGCGAACGACAAGCGCCTGTTGCTGGCGGCGGCGGAAAAGCGGCTGGGCACCGAGCGGTCGCGCCGTGCCGAGGCGCTGATCGCCGCCGGGCATGACGCGTTCACGCTGGTCGAGGACCGGCTGGTCTGGGACGGGCATGGCGTCGCGCGGCTGATACCGGGACCGTCGCTGGGGCGGCCGGTGTTGCGGCTGGAACGCGATCTCGATTGCCTGGCCCCGATCCAACGCGAGCAGGTGAAGGCCCGGCTGGACACCTGGCTCGCGCGGTCGCTCGACCGGCAACTGCCCGCGCTCGTCCGGCTGGCGGGGCTGGCGCGCGAGGCCAAGGCGTCGCCCGCGATCCGCGCCGTCGCGGCCGCGCTGGAGGATGCGGGCGGCATCGCGCCGCGCCAGCCGCTGCGCCTGATGATCGATGCGCTGTCGCCCGACGAGCGGCGGCGGCTGCGCGGCATGGGGATCACCATCGGCACGCTGGACGTGTTCGATCCCCGGCTGCTCAAACCCGGTGCGGCGGCATGGCGGCGTATCCTGATGACCCTGTGGGGCCAGACGCCCGACCTCGCCCGGCCGGGCGCCACCATCCTGCGCCGCGACGAGCCGGGGCGCGGTGTCGCGTCGGGCTATCGGCCGCTCGGCGAACAGGCGGTACGGATCGATCTGGTCGAACGCATCGCGCGCGCCGCCCATGACGCGCGCGAGGGGCGTGGACCCTTCACCCCGGATGCCTCGCTGGCGACCTCGATCGGGCTGGAGGCGGCAACGCTCGACCGGCTGATGGGCGATCTGGGGTTCCGCAAGATACGGGGCGGGGAGAACGAGCCCGCCCGCTGGATCTGGCGCGGTCGCCCCCCTGCTCGCCCGGCTCCGCGTGTCACGGCCAGCCCCGGCAACGCCTTCGCCGCCCTTGCAGACTGGGGGCGGCCTTCGTGACCATAATTCCCCTTGCCACCCCAGCGAAGGCCGGGGTCCAGTTGCGGTGAACGTGACGCGCGCCACCCAGCCGCGTGGCACCTGGGCCCCGGCCTTCGCCGGGGTGGTAGAAGATTTGTAGATTTCTCCCACAGAAAGGACCGCCCCACCCGATGAGCACCCGCGCCCCCACCTCTGAGTCGATGCGGCTCGACCGTTTCCTCTGGTGGGCGCGGATCGCCAAGTCGCGGGAGCGGGCGCAAGCGATGGCGTGCGACGGGCATTTCCGCATGGACGGCCGCGCGATCGACCGTGCCCATGCGCCGGTGCGGGTCGGCAGCATCCTGACCTTCGCGCAAGGCGGCGACGTCCGCGTGCTGCGGGTGGAATCGCTGCCCGTCCGGCGCGGCCCGCCCGCCGAGGGACGCGCCTGTTACTGCGATCTGGTCACTTCCCCGGTTTCAAGCGTTGACGGATCGCCATACGCGGCATAGCAGCACGCGTTCGTACCTTGGGAGTTGTCATGACCTACGTCGTCACCGATGCCTGCATTCGCTGCAAGTATATGGACTGTGTCGAGGTGTGTCCCGTCGACTGCTTCTACGAGGGCGAGAACATGCTCGTCATCAACCCCTCGGAGTGCATCGACTGCGGCGTGTGCGAGCCCGAATGCCCGGCCGAGGCGATCCTACCCGACACCGAGAGCGGGCTGGAACAGTGGCTGGAGCTGAACAACACCTTCTCCGCCCAGTGGCCCAACGTCACCCGCAAGCTCGACCAGACGCCGCCCGACGCCGATGCGATGAAGGGTGTCGAGAACAAGTACGACCAGTTCTTCAGCCCGGAACCCGGCAAGGGCGACTGACCGGGACGCGCCCGGCAAGGGCGACTGATCCAAGATCTTTCCTCCCCTTTAAGGGGAGGGGGACCAGCGAAGCTGGTGGAGGGGTGTCACCCCTCTCGATAGCGGGACACCCCTCCGTCGCGCTGCGCACGCCACCTCCCCTTCCAGGGGAGGAATAAGGGGCCCATGCCACTACGGTGCCGCTCCTTGCGCCCGATGGTTCCGGCAACCTGCACATATGCTGGTAATTTTGTTGCGACCATGCTATATGGTTCCGCGACGGGCATAGCTGTTTTCGCGACCGCCCGCCTTTGATGTGTTCGACCCTTCCTTCCCGAGGCCGATGAGAACAGTGGACCCATTTCCGCTCGTCCGGCGCTCGTGCGAAGGCCTTTGACCCGGAAAGGCCCCCAATGGCTGCCAAGGCGCTCCACTTCGACGTCGGTGACTATGTCGTGTATCCCAAGCATGGCGTGGGCCGCGTTATCGAGCTGCAAAAGCAGGAAATCGCAGGGATGCAGCTCGAACTCTATGTGCTGCGGTTCGAAAAGGAGCGCATGACGCTCCGCGTTCCCACCAATAAGGCCGAGTCGGTCGGCATGCGCAAGCTGTCCTCGGACAAGACCATGCGCGAGGCGATGGAAACGCTGAAGGGCAAGCCCAAGGTCAAGCGCACCATGTGGTCGCGCCGTGCCCAGGAATATGAAGCGAAGATCAACTCGGGCGACCTGGTGTCGATCGCCGAAGTGGTCCGCGACCTGTTCCGCGCCGACGACCAGCCCGAGCAGAGCTATTCCGAGCGGCAGATCTTCGAAGCGGCCACCAGCCGCCTCGCCCGCGAACTCGCCGCGATGGAAGAGGTGGACGAGCCGCGCGCCCAGGAAAAGATCCTGGAAATCCTGCGCGCTGCCGCCGCCATTTATAACAAGGAAAAGCCCGCCGCCTGACAGGCGGTCGGTCTTCGCCGATACGAACAAGGGGCGGTCCCAGGCGGGGCCGCCCCTTTTCATTTGCGTAGATAGCCCGCCCCTGTGTATTATTTCATCAATACACAGGAGGTCGCTCATGCCCAAGTCCGTCACGCTTTCCACGCTTCTCGGCCTGATGGTACTGGCCATCCCCACCGCCGCCTGCTCGTTCGAAAGCGACGCCAAGGGACAGGAAGTCCCCGCGCAAGGCTCGGGCGACACGCGCAGTTACGCGGCGCGAGGCTTTACCACCGTGTCCAGCGACGGCAGCGATCCGGTCGATATCCGGGTCGGCGGCGCTTTTTCGGTACGCGCGCAAGGAGCGGCGGCTGATCTCGACCAGCTGCGTATCGCACGTGATGGCGACACGCTGCGGATCGGCATGAAGAAGGGCGTACATTGGGGCAACCGCCGCAACGTCCGCATCTTGGTAACGCTGCCCCGCCTGACCGGGGCGGGCGTCGCGGGATCGGGGCGGATGCGCATCGACCGGGTGGAGGGCGACAGCTTCAAGGGCGGGATCGCCGGATCGGGCGACATGACGATCGGGGCGATGCGGGTCCGGCAAGCCGATCTGGGCGTGGCCGGCTCCGGCTCGGTGAATGCCAGCGGCACGGTCGACGCGCTGAAGATCGGGATCGCCGGGTCGGGTAACGTGCTTGGGGGCGGCCTCCATGCCAAACGTGCCGAGGTCGGGATCGCCGGATCGGGCCGCGTCGCGGTTCAGGTCGATGGCCCGGCCAAGGTATCGCTGGGCGGATCGGGCGATGCCGATCTGGGGCCGAACTCGGTCTGCACTGTGAACAAGGGCGGCTCGGGCACGGCGCGTTGCGGGCGGACGCTGTAACGGCGACCTGCTTGCGACGCCGACGGGGCGGTGCGAGGATGACGCCGATGTCGATCCGTGCCGCTGCCGCTGTCCTGTTCTCGCTGCTCATGGCAGGCCCCGCTTTCGCGGCCGAGCGGCGAGTCGATCTGAGCAGCTTCGACAAATTGCGGGTCGAAGGGCCGTTCCGCGTCACCCTGACCACCGCGCCGTCGCCACGCGGGGTGCTGTCCGGCGATGCTAGGGCGCTGCGCGACGTCGAGGCGCAGGTGATGGGCGGCACGCTGGTCGTGCGGCGCGCGGGCGGCGGC carries:
- a CDS encoding TIGR02186 family protein is translated as MAQAKPVLVPDVSQRDIQIAYSFTGAELLLFGAILYPGGRPPSDDKATDIVVVVKGPTQSILIREKEKIAGLWVNAGRLRYQSAPSFYAIASSRPIERIVDDRTRAIYELGLDSLQLSPASAAPANVQARFQQGLVDQRRRSGLYVEAPRAVEITDDVLYRARVTIPARVPVGRFTAETFLIRDGRVLAAAVRDIDIRKSGFERFVARAADKAAIPYGLTAVALSILLGWTAGWIARRV
- a CDS encoding helicase-related protein — protein: MTSRVSGAVTAVLGPTNTGKTHLAIERMCAHSSGIIGFPLRLLAREVYDRVVALKGPSQVALVTGEEKIVPPDARWFLCTAESMPDRDVAFVALDEAQLGADLERGHVFTDRLLHRRGRDETMILGSEALKPMIRALVPDAEVIARPRFSTLSYAGAKKISRLPKRSAIVAFSAEEVYAVAEMLRRLRGGAAVVMGALSPRTRNAQVEMFQAGEVDYLVATDAIGMGLNMDVAHVAFAGLHKFDGRRRRRLTVAEMAQIAGRAGRHHRDGTFGALAEEGPDSFLPEEVLAIEEHRFPRLDHLYWREGDPDLSSIDALIKSLERKPEPGVLRAAPLATDLQVLKRLADEPWVRDRVRRPSMVARLWAACGIPDFRKVGIDPHARFVSRAFGHLSEGLGHVPHQWFADEIARLDNMAGDVETLAGRLSAIRSWAYIAQRADWLADPRHWAERTREIEERLSDGLHASLTQRFVDKRTTALIRRIGADAGALPVTIGPEGEVLVEDHPIGRLEGFRFTVEAGARANDKRLLLAAAEKRLGTERSRRAEALIAAGHDAFTLVEDRLVWDGHGVARLIPGPSLGRPVLRLERDLDCLAPIQREQVKARLDTWLARSLDRQLPALVRLAGLAREAKASPAIRAVAAALEDAGGIAPRQPLRLMIDALSPDERRRLRGMGITIGTLDVFDPRLLKPGAAAWRRILMTLWGQTPDLARPGATILRRDEPGRGVASGYRPLGEQAVRIDLVERIARAAHDAREGRGPFTPDASLATSIGLEAATLDRLMGDLGFRKIRGGENEPARWIWRGRPPARPAPRVTASPGNAFAALADWGRPS
- the fdxA gene encoding ferredoxin FdxA is translated as MTYVVTDACIRCKYMDCVEVCPVDCFYEGENMLVINPSECIDCGVCEPECPAEAILPDTESGLEQWLELNNTFSAQWPNVTRKLDQTPPDADAMKGVENKYDQFFSPEPGKGD
- a CDS encoding S4 domain-containing protein, with product MSTRAPTSESMRLDRFLWWARIAKSRERAQAMACDGHFRMDGRAIDRAHAPVRVGSILTFAQGGDVRVLRVESLPVRRGPPAEGRACYCDLVTSPVSSVDGSPYAA
- a CDS encoding M23 family metallopeptidase, which codes for MFLATDEALILSGGTATRPIGRVAVLPMGRLARWRIAAREIDWVPDLGTQIGSRSWWRGLATCSALCAATIAMAPGFHRPIVGQAPAPLTGEVRSHERAQAIAPLALGADSGQRLAANELVTHLAEAPERPMVELSATIGAGDRLDRVLQRAGVSRDQARAAAALIDPVTDGEAIPSGTRIALTLGRRASRSVARPLETMKLRARFDLSVTLTRTPQGFEMMQAPIAIDRTPLRLQGLAGSSLYRSVRAAGAPAKVVEAYIKALAARMSVGRDVKRSDSFDLIIERERAATGETRLGKLLLAGLDHGGHKVQLARLADDDDGQWYDVNGQSEKRGAMGMPVAGRVTSSYGKRVHPILGFMRMHKGTDIGAPYGTPIHAMMDGVVKFAGRSGGYGNFVKLAHAGGIASGYGHMSRFAVRSGAHVRQGQVIGYVGSTGMSTGPHLHWEVWKNGAVVNPRTLKLASMAVLSGAKLRTFRREVQALLAVKPGR
- a CDS encoding ATP-binding protein, which gives rise to MSSLPDFQANDTPVIGWLLGITGSSGRIVLDRQALAALADADDPVLAAAGQVAMPVKIRHGDRWIIGTIRSLSLDPASDAAALTTEIDLMGEGMRRPETGDLHGFRRGVTAYPMPGATIHAITDAELAGIHLNRAQTTVTIGTVHPARTVPATLAVDALLGRHFAVLGSTGTGKSTATAMILHRICDHAPLGHIVMIDPHGEYAHGFRDTGTIHDVGNLRMPYWLMNFAEHCEILLSAGGEQRQNDMDVLAKCLLAARMRNRAAAELPRVTVDTPIPYLLSDLTTQLSQEMSKLDRVGDLAPYQRIKSRIEEIKGDPRFAFMFSGMLVADSMADFLARILRMPGDGRPISIIDVSGVPSDVTSVVVAVLARMIFDHAVWTHPSERRPVLMVCEEAHRYIPARAEQDSAVGRILSRIAKEGRKYGVSLGLVTQRPSDLAEGVLSQCGTIIAMRLNNERDQAMVRSAMPEGGRGLLDTISALRNREAILCGEGVSFPMRASLDHLDEDKRPASNDMTITALWGRPSGGNRVLAETIGRWRAAGK
- a CDS encoding head GIN domain-containing protein, with product MPKSVTLSTLLGLMVLAIPTAACSFESDAKGQEVPAQGSGDTRSYAARGFTTVSSDGSDPVDIRVGGAFSVRAQGAAADLDQLRIARDGDTLRIGMKKGVHWGNRRNVRILVTLPRLTGAGVAGSGRMRIDRVEGDSFKGGIAGSGDMTIGAMRVRQADLGVAGSGSVNASGTVDALKIGIAGSGNVLGGGLHAKRAEVGIAGSGRVAVQVDGPAKVSLGGSGDADLGPNSVCTVNKGGSGTARCGRTL
- a CDS encoding CarD family transcriptional regulator; translated protein: MAAKALHFDVGDYVVYPKHGVGRVIELQKQEIAGMQLELYVLRFEKERMTLRVPTNKAESVGMRKLSSDKTMREAMETLKGKPKVKRTMWSRRAQEYEAKINSGDLVSIAEVVRDLFRADDQPEQSYSERQIFEAATSRLARELAAMEEVDEPRAQEKILEILRAAAAIYNKEKPAA